A window of the Polaribacter sp. HaHaR_3_91 genome harbors these coding sequences:
- a CDS encoding YihY/virulence factor BrkB family protein, whose amino-acid sequence MSKEIEEKLEKIPVVNFLVLFGKRVKIPGLEGMSLYDVIEMYIIGIVKGALTTRAGGIAFSFFMAVFPFLLFILTLIPYIPIEGFQEGLFSFIKEVLPPQTFEAVDVVLKDIINNQYGGLLSFGFLLSIFLMTNGVNAIFGGFEHSYHITDVRNVFRAYFVSLGVSLLMSFFLIVTITTLILYQVALSKIDETGWLDTGDLDLFLLGKNAVFLVMIFTIVSLLFRYGTKQGKETKFFSAGAILTTVVSLCTFYLFGIYVVKFAQYNQLYGSIGTLLILMLFVWLNAIILLLGFELNAAIYALRFRNKIDSIL is encoded by the coding sequence ATGAGTAAAGAAATAGAAGAGAAATTAGAAAAAATACCAGTTGTAAATTTCTTGGTACTATTTGGAAAAAGAGTAAAAATTCCTGGTTTAGAAGGAATGTCCTTGTACGATGTTATAGAAATGTACATAATTGGTATTGTAAAAGGAGCTTTAACAACTAGAGCAGGTGGAATTGCATTTAGTTTTTTTATGGCCGTTTTTCCTTTTTTACTGTTTATTTTAACGTTAATTCCATACATTCCAATAGAAGGTTTTCAAGAAGGCTTATTTTCATTTATAAAGGAGGTGTTGCCTCCACAAACATTTGAAGCTGTAGATGTTGTGTTAAAAGATATTATTAACAATCAATATGGAGGTTTGCTTTCTTTTGGTTTTTTATTGTCTATCTTTTTAATGACAAATGGTGTGAATGCTATCTTTGGTGGTTTTGAGCATTCATATCATATAACTGATGTTAGAAATGTTTTTAGAGCCTATTTTGTTTCTTTAGGAGTTTCTTTATTAATGTCATTCTTTTTAATAGTTACCATTACCACCTTAATTTTATATCAAGTAGCACTATCTAAAATAGACGAAACGGGTTGGTTAGATACCGGTGATTTAGATCTTTTTCTTTTGGGTAAAAATGCCGTTTTCTTAGTAATGATTTTTACTATTGTATCTTTGCTTTTTAGGTACGGAACAAAACAGGGTAAAGAAACAAAATTCTTTTCTGCAGGTGCAATTTTAACCACAGTTGTGTCTTTATGTACGTTTTATTTATTCGGTATTTATGTAGTTAAATTTGCACAATACAATCAATTATACGGTTCTATTGGTACGCTTTTAATCTTGATGTTATTTGTGTGGCTAAATGCAATTATCTTATTGTTAGGCTTTGAGTTAAATGCTGCTATTTACGCTTTAAGATTCAGAAATAAAATTGATTCTATTTTATAA
- a CDS encoding pentapeptide repeat-containing protein codes for MTDTYFDSEEFTKIDFRKTKINKGEYDNCTFTNCNFENVHASNIQFVECEFIDCNFSNAILDNTAFREVAFINCKMMGVKFNECDAFLLQFSFKDCQLSFSSFYKLKIPNTKFGNCNLQEVDFTEAVLTNSSFDNCDFKGAIFDRTNLEKSDFRTAFNFNISPENNSLKGGKFSKENIIGLLSEYKIIIE; via the coding sequence ATGACAGATACTTATTTTGATAGCGAAGAATTTACTAAAATAGATTTCAGGAAAACTAAAATAAACAAAGGCGAGTATGATAATTGTACATTTACCAATTGTAATTTTGAGAATGTACATGCGTCCAATATTCAGTTTGTAGAATGCGAATTTATAGATTGTAATTTTAGCAATGCAATTTTAGATAATACTGCTTTTAGAGAGGTTGCTTTTATCAATTGTAAAATGATGGGAGTGAAATTTAATGAATGCGATGCGTTTTTACTACAGTTTAGTTTTAAAGATTGTCAATTAAGTTTTTCGTCTTTTTATAAATTAAAAATTCCGAATACAAAGTTTGGTAATTGTAACTTACAAGAAGTAGATTTTACAGAAGCAGTTTTAACCAATTCTTCTTTTGATAATTGTGATTTTAAAGGGGCAATTTTTGACAGAACAAATTTAGAGAAGTCAGATTTTAGAACTGCTTTTAACTTTAATATTAGTCCGGAAAATAATAGTTTAAAAGGAGGGAAGTTTAGTAAAGAGAATATTATTGGGCTTTTATCAGAATATAAAATTATTATTGAATAA
- a CDS encoding copper resistance protein NlpE, translated as MKHIIKVIAVVCILFLACKNNTAQDVSGVYIGEFPCANCTGIDNKMTLNSDKTFVLESVYKGQGDDTVFTKTGNYSVENGKVILELETSPFKYEIGDNYIEMLDIDGNKIKSELNYKLTKQE; from the coding sequence ATGAAACATATTATAAAAGTTATAGCGGTAGTTTGTATTCTATTTTTAGCATGTAAAAATAACACAGCACAAGATGTTTCTGGTGTTTATATTGGCGAGTTTCCATGTGCTAATTGTACGGGAATCGATAATAAAATGACCTTAAATTCTGATAAAACTTTTGTGTTAGAGAGTGTATATAAGGGACAAGGTGATGATACTGTTTTTACGAAAACAGGAAATTATTCCGTTGAAAACGGAAAAGTAATTTTAGAGTTGGAAACGAGTCCTTTTAAATATGAAATTGGAGACAATTATATTGAAATGCTAGATATTGATGGTAATAAAATTAAAAGTGAATTAAACTATAAATTAACAAAACAAGAGTAA
- a CDS encoding M3 family metallopeptidase: MKKYITIAASLMLVISCNTKEAKKENTMDISKNPLLVKSTLEYGTPDFTKIKAKHFLPAILEGMKLQNEAIEKITQNTEAPNFENTILALEESSKKLDDVTAVFYGLAGAHTNDTIKENQKELAPKFSKHNDDILLNTQLFAKVKSVYENLSEANLDAESKHLVGEYFKNFSKAGANLSEEKKEKLKEINSEIASLSNDFGKKLLDASKKGGITVTNKEGLKGFSDEKIKSLEKDGAYEIQLVNTTQQASLQTLENREVRKELFEKSIHRADAGEYDTSDLVLKMTKLRSEKAQILGFDNYASWSLQGTMAATPDKVFNMFKNLIPGSLDKAASEIKEIQAEINKEGEDFKLAAYDWNYYAEKVRKSKYNLNEDDVKPYFEMTNVLEKGVFYAATKLYGITFKKRTDIPTYHPDVVVYELFEEDGSKLGLFFGDYFARDSKRGGAWMSNFVKQSKLRNQKPVIYNVCNSLKPAEGEPTLISFDEVETMFHEFGHALHGFFGNQKYASISGTSTARDFVEFPSQFNENWSTHPEILNNYAIHYKTGEVIPAELLQKIKDAGTFNQGYSMIENLCSSSLDMKWHTISPKETIEDVANFEAEALKSMKLNLDEIPPRYRSTYFAHIFSGGYAAGYYSYLWTEMLSHDAYDWFKDNGLLTRENGQKFREQVLSKGNTMDYAEMYKTFAGRDPKAAPMLEARGLK, from the coding sequence ATGAAAAAATATATAACAATAGCTGCATCTTTAATGTTGGTGATTTCTTGCAACACTAAAGAAGCTAAAAAAGAAAACACAATGGATATTTCTAAAAATCCTTTATTAGTGAAAAGTACGTTAGAATATGGTACACCAGATTTTACTAAAATTAAAGCAAAACATTTTTTACCGGCTATTTTAGAAGGTATGAAATTGCAAAATGAGGCAATTGAAAAAATTACTCAGAATACTGAGGCTCCAAATTTTGAAAATACCATTTTAGCTTTAGAAGAAAGTAGTAAAAAGTTAGATGATGTAACTGCTGTTTTTTATGGATTGGCAGGCGCGCATACCAATGATACTATTAAAGAAAATCAAAAAGAATTAGCGCCAAAGTTTTCTAAACACAACGATGATATTTTATTAAATACACAATTGTTTGCAAAAGTAAAATCGGTTTATGAAAATCTTTCTGAAGCTAATTTAGATGCTGAATCTAAACATTTGGTTGGAGAATATTTTAAGAATTTTTCTAAAGCAGGCGCAAATTTATCCGAAGAAAAAAAAGAGAAATTAAAAGAAATCAATTCAGAAATAGCGAGTTTATCTAACGATTTTGGAAAAAAATTATTAGATGCAAGTAAAAAAGGAGGAATTACAGTTACTAATAAAGAAGGTTTAAAAGGTTTTTCTGATGAAAAAATAAAGTCTTTAGAAAAAGATGGTGCCTATGAAATTCAGTTAGTAAATACAACGCAACAAGCTTCTTTACAAACGTTAGAAAATAGAGAAGTAAGAAAAGAATTGTTTGAAAAATCAATTCATAGAGCAGATGCTGGTGAGTATGATACAAGTGATCTTGTTTTAAAAATGACAAAGTTAAGATCGGAAAAAGCACAAATATTAGGTTTTGATAACTATGCTAGTTGGAGTTTACAAGGAACCATGGCGGCAACTCCAGACAAGGTTTTTAACATGTTCAAAAATTTAATTCCTGGTTCTTTAGACAAAGCAGCATCAGAAATAAAAGAGATTCAAGCAGAAATTAATAAAGAAGGAGAAGACTTTAAATTAGCTGCTTACGATTGGAATTATTATGCAGAAAAAGTACGTAAATCTAAATATAACTTAAATGAAGATGATGTAAAACCTTATTTTGAAATGACAAACGTTTTAGAAAAAGGAGTTTTTTATGCGGCAACAAAATTATACGGAATTACATTTAAAAAACGTACAGATATTCCTACTTATCACCCAGATGTTGTGGTGTATGAGTTGTTTGAAGAGGACGGTTCTAAATTAGGATTATTCTTTGGAGATTATTTTGCAAGAGATAGCAAACGTGGTGGTGCGTGGATGAGTAATTTTGTAAAACAATCTAAATTACGCAATCAAAAACCTGTAATTTATAATGTTTGTAATTCGTTAAAACCAGCAGAAGGAGAACCGACATTAATCAGTTTTGATGAAGTTGAAACCATGTTTCATGAGTTTGGCCATGCATTACACGGTTTCTTCGGAAATCAAAAATATGCATCTATTTCTGGTACAAGTACCGCAAGAGATTTTGTAGAATTTCCTTCTCAGTTTAATGAAAATTGGTCAACACATCCAGAAATTTTAAATAATTACGCGATACATTATAAAACAGGAGAAGTGATTCCTGCTGAATTGTTGCAAAAAATTAAAGATGCGGGTACTTTTAACCAAGGATATTCTATGATAGAGAATTTATGTTCTTCTAGTTTAGACATGAAATGGCATACAATTTCACCAAAAGAGACCATTGAAGATGTAGCTAATTTTGAAGCAGAAGCCTTAAAAAGTATGAAATTAAATTTGGATGAAATTCCTCCAAGATACCGTTCTACTTATTTTGCACACATTTTTAGTGGTGGTTACGCTGCTGGTTATTATTCTTATTTATGGACAGAAATGTTGAGTCATGATGCGTATGATTGGTTTAAAGACAATGGCTTGTTAACTCGTGAAAACGGACAAAAATTCCGTGAGCAAGTTTTATCTAAAGGAAACACAATGGATTATGCAGAAATGTATAAAACATTTGCAGGGAGAGATCCTAAAGCAGCACCAATGTTAGAAGCAAGAGGTTTAAAATAA
- the nadC gene encoding carboxylating nicotinate-nucleotide diphosphorylase has product MISKEQFQNELDLIIKNAIREDIGDGDHTSLSCIPADAEGKAKLLVKEDGIIAGVEFAKQVFSYVDKDLEIETFINDGDDVKYGDIVFHVSGKSQSILMAERLVLNAMQRMSAIATKTAFFANLLKGTKTKVLDTRKTTPGIRAIEKWAVKIGGGENHRFALYDMVMIKDNHIDFAGGITAAITKTKKYLAEKNIDIKIIVEARSLEEIKEILSNDGVYRILIDNFNYEDTKKAVALIGDTCLTESSGGINEETIRKYGECGVDFISSGALTHSVYNLDLSLKAF; this is encoded by the coding sequence ATGATATCAAAAGAACAATTTCAGAACGAGTTAGATTTAATTATAAAAAATGCTATTAGAGAAGATATTGGAGATGGAGACCATACTTCACTTTCTTGTATTCCTGCCGATGCAGAAGGAAAGGCAAAATTGTTGGTAAAAGAAGACGGAATTATAGCCGGAGTAGAATTTGCAAAACAAGTTTTTTCTTACGTTGATAAAGATTTAGAAATAGAAACATTTATAAATGATGGTGATGATGTAAAATATGGAGATATTGTTTTTCATGTTTCCGGGAAGTCTCAATCGATTTTAATGGCAGAACGTTTGGTTTTAAATGCTATGCAAAGAATGTCTGCAATAGCAACAAAAACAGCCTTTTTTGCAAATTTATTAAAAGGAACAAAAACTAAAGTATTAGATACTAGAAAAACAACACCAGGAATTAGAGCTATTGAAAAATGGGCTGTAAAAATTGGAGGAGGAGAAAACCATCGTTTTGCATTGTATGATATGGTAATGATTAAAGACAATCACATCGATTTCGCTGGCGGAATTACAGCTGCAATTACCAAAACAAAGAAATATTTAGCAGAAAAGAATATCGATATTAAAATTATTGTGGAAGCGAGAAGTTTAGAAGAAATTAAAGAAATTTTATCTAACGACGGTGTTTACAGAATTTTAATAGATAACTTTAATTATGAAGATACTAAAAAAGCAGTTGCACTAATTGGTGATACTTGCTTAACAGAATCTTCAGGCGGAATTAACGAGGAAACGATTAGAAAATACGGAGAATGTGGTGTAGATTTTATATCTTCTGGTGCATTAACACATTCGGTTTATAATTTAGATTTAAGTTTAAAAGCTTTTTAA
- the rlmH gene encoding 23S rRNA (pseudouridine(1915)-N(3))-methyltransferase RlmH, producing MKIKLLAIGKTDNKNLIQLIDEYQNRLKHYIKFELEIIPDIKNVKNLSEIQQKEKEGELILSKLQNTDNLVLLDDKGKHFTSIEFSKYLQKKMNAGIKQLVLVIGGPYGFSDAVYRKSVGKISLSKMTFSHQMIRLFIVEQLYRGFTILKNEPYHHE from the coding sequence ATGAAAATTAAATTACTAGCCATTGGTAAAACTGACAATAAAAATTTGATTCAGTTAATTGATGAATATCAAAATAGATTAAAGCACTATATAAAGTTTGAATTAGAGATTATTCCCGATATTAAAAACGTAAAGAATTTAAGCGAAATTCAACAAAAAGAAAAAGAAGGTGAATTGATTTTATCTAAACTACAAAACACAGATAATTTAGTTTTGTTAGATGATAAAGGCAAACACTTCACCTCTATTGAGTTTTCTAAATATTTACAGAAAAAAATGAACGCTGGTATAAAACAATTAGTTTTAGTAATTGGTGGACCTTATGGTTTTTCTGATGCGGTTTATAGAAAGTCTGTCGGAAAAATATCTTTATCTAAAATGACATTTTCACACCAAATGATTCGTCTTTTTATTGTTGAACAATTGTATAGAGGTTTTACAATTCTTAAGAATGAGCCTTACCATCATGAGTAA
- a CDS encoding AraC family transcriptional regulator, which produces MLLNKDHFNLVKNWTIYFFVINILCSLMVFISLYLEFKSGSKVSGKTMAVFSMVFWLSVFFKILISPEILYGLPILNKTLLKFNEVSPEEEEQLASVSDIVGNNWVIEVAIKEDSQDYRLQENIRTNIVSYIQEVDKLSAEQFIFRGQKVSQSDIAETLGVPTSHIVYLFKYHSKISFTEYRKNSRIQDALKLIEGGFLNTETFESLAYKTGFASYNPFFIAFKSITSHSPQDYSRSKK; this is translated from the coding sequence ATGCTTTTAAATAAAGATCATTTTAATTTGGTTAAAAATTGGACCATTTATTTTTTTGTAATTAACATACTTTGTAGTTTAATGGTTTTTATTTCCTTGTATTTAGAGTTTAAATCAGGTAGTAAGGTTTCGGGGAAAACAATGGCTGTTTTTTCAATGGTTTTCTGGTTATCCGTTTTCTTTAAAATTTTAATCTCTCCAGAAATTTTATACGGACTTCCTATTCTTAATAAAACCTTATTAAAATTTAATGAGGTATCACCTGAAGAGGAAGAGCAATTAGCTTCAGTAAGTGACATTGTAGGTAATAATTGGGTAATAGAAGTCGCTATAAAAGAAGATAGTCAAGATTATAGATTACAAGAAAATATAAGAACCAATATTGTAAGTTATATTCAAGAAGTTGATAAATTAAGTGCAGAACAATTTATTTTTAGAGGTCAAAAAGTTTCACAGAGTGATATTGCAGAAACTTTAGGGGTACCTACAAGTCATATTGTTTATTTGTTTAAATATCATTCTAAAATTTCTTTTACAGAATATAGAAAAAATAGTAGAATACAAGATGCTCTTAAACTTATTGAAGGTGGTTTTTTAAACACAGAAACCTTTGAGTCTTTAGCCTATAAAACGGGATTTGCATCTTATAATCCTTTTTTTATTGCCTTTAAAAGTATTACATCACATTCACCTCAAGATTACAGTAGAAGTAAGAAATAG
- a CDS encoding non-canonical purine NTP diphosphatase: MKLVFATNNLNKLAEVQEMLPDSIQLLSLKDINCFDEIEETETTLEGNAKLKADYITKKFGYNCFADDTGLEVESLNGKPGVYSARFAGEPSNSENNMQKLLVDLKPTENRKAQFRTAVALNLNDENFLFEGICKGDILEKKHGEKGFGYDPIFKPKGYEKSFAEMTSEEKNTISHRGIAIQKLVKFLSKYNY; this comes from the coding sequence ATGAAATTAGTTTTCGCTACCAACAATTTAAACAAACTTGCTGAAGTTCAAGAAATGTTACCAGACTCAATACAATTATTGAGTTTAAAAGACATTAACTGTTTTGATGAAATAGAAGAAACAGAAACCACTTTAGAAGGAAACGCTAAATTAAAGGCAGATTATATTACCAAAAAATTCGGTTATAATTGTTTTGCTGATGATACCGGTTTAGAAGTAGAAAGTTTAAACGGAAAACCAGGTGTATATTCTGCACGTTTTGCAGGTGAGCCTTCTAATTCTGAAAACAATATGCAAAAATTATTGGTAGATTTAAAACCTACTGAAAATAGAAAAGCACAATTTAGAACCGCTGTTGCTTTAAACTTAAATGACGAAAATTTTCTTTTTGAAGGAATTTGCAAAGGAGACATTCTAGAAAAGAAACACGGAGAAAAAGGTTTTGGATATGACCCCATATTTAAACCAAAAGGTTATGAAAAATCTTTTGCAGAAATGACTTCAGAAGAAAAGAACACCATTTCTCATAGAGGAATTGCAATTCAGAAATTAGTAAAATTTTTATCAAAATATAATTATTAG
- a CDS encoding iron ABC transporter permease, with the protein MENKSYTKHFLFLSISLVVLFFLNISFGSVSIPFKDIFNSLFGGNVTKESWETIIVNFRVPKAITAILVGSGLSICGLLMQTLFRNPLAGPFVLGISSGASLGVAILILGSSVFGGFFLTSSVSNWSLPIAASLGAFLVLSAVIIAANKVRNTMSILIIGLMFGSLTSAVISVLAYFSEAAQIQQYLFWSFGSLGNLTWNEITVFTIIYCIGILGTITVIKPLNSFLLGENYAKSLGVNVKKSRNIILLITSVLTGVITAFSGPIAFVGLAVPHIARMLFSSSNHKILLPAVAIIGAIVLLICDAIAQMPTSEFTLPINAITSLFGAPIVIWLLIRKKRLFV; encoded by the coding sequence ATGGAAAACAAATCATACACAAAACACTTCCTTTTTTTATCAATTTCACTGGTAGTTTTGTTCTTTTTGAATATCAGTTTTGGGTCTGTTTCTATTCCGTTTAAAGATATTTTCAACAGCCTTTTTGGCGGTAATGTAACCAAAGAAAGTTGGGAAACCATTATTGTTAATTTTAGAGTACCAAAAGCCATAACAGCTATTTTAGTAGGTTCTGGCTTGTCTATTTGTGGTTTACTCATGCAAACCTTATTTAGGAATCCTTTGGCGGGTCCTTTTGTATTGGGTATCTCTTCTGGAGCAAGTTTAGGAGTTGCTATTTTAATTTTAGGTTCTTCTGTTTTTGGTGGCTTTTTTCTAACAAGTTCTGTATCTAATTGGTCATTACCTATAGCTGCAAGTCTTGGTGCTTTTTTAGTTTTATCTGCTGTAATTATTGCAGCAAACAAAGTTAGAAACACTATGTCTATTTTAATAATTGGATTAATGTTTGGCTCACTAACATCTGCAGTTATTAGTGTTTTAGCTTACTTTAGTGAAGCAGCCCAAATACAGCAATACCTCTTTTGGAGTTTTGGAAGTTTGGGTAATTTAACTTGGAATGAAATTACCGTTTTTACTATTATTTATTGCATCGGAATTTTAGGAACTATTACCGTTATAAAACCTTTAAACAGTTTTTTATTAGGTGAAAATTACGCAAAAAGCTTAGGCGTTAATGTCAAAAAAAGCCGAAATATTATTTTACTAATTACCAGTGTTTTAACGGGTGTAATTACAGCATTTTCTGGACCAATTGCATTTGTAGGATTGGCAGTTCCGCACATTGCAAGAATGTTATTCTCGAGCTCTAATCATAAAATATTATTGCCCGCAGTAGCTATTATTGGTGCCATTGTTTTGTTAATTTGCGACGCCATAGCACAAATGCCTACAAGTGAATTTACATTGCCTATAAATGCAATTACATCTTTATTTGGTGCACCCATTGTTATTTGGTTGCTAATTAGAAAAAAGAGATTATTTGTTTAA
- a CDS encoding ABC transporter ATP-binding protein, producing the protein MNKQENKHIVLKTENLSIGYQQKKTPKIIASNINLEIEKGKLITVLGKNGIGKSTLLRTLSKVQKPISGAIFIHQKNLKNLTETTLSTQLSLVLTERLPESQLTVYELIALGRQPYTNWIDKLSSKDIEKVETALQQTEIEHLKNNRFYELSDGQLQRVLIARALAQDTDIIILDEPTAHLDMHHTIKIFSLLKKLVADTHKTVIISSHEINLSIQLADQVMLLTENTVHFGTPTELIATNAFDTLFPKELVNFNKTLQQFVINKS; encoded by the coding sequence ATGAATAAACAAGAAAATAAACATATCGTTTTAAAAACTGAAAATCTATCTATAGGTTATCAGCAAAAAAAGACCCCTAAAATTATTGCTTCAAACATCAATTTAGAAATTGAAAAGGGAAAATTAATAACGGTTTTAGGCAAAAACGGAATTGGAAAATCGACTCTTTTAAGAACACTTTCTAAGGTTCAGAAACCTATTTCTGGTGCTATATTTATTCATCAGAAAAACTTAAAAAACCTTACAGAAACCACACTTTCTACACAGTTAAGTTTAGTATTAACAGAACGTTTACCAGAAAGCCAATTAACGGTTTACGAATTAATTGCCCTTGGTAGACAACCTTACACAAATTGGATTGATAAACTTTCTAGTAAAGACATCGAAAAAGTAGAAACTGCATTACAACAAACAGAAATAGAACATCTTAAAAATAATCGTTTTTATGAATTAAGTGACGGTCAATTACAAAGAGTTTTAATTGCACGTGCACTTGCACAAGATACAGATATTATTATTTTAGATGAGCCAACAGCCCATTTAGATATGCATCATACTATTAAAATATTTTCATTGTTAAAAAAGTTAGTTGCAGACACTCATAAAACCGTTATTATTTCTTCTCACGAAATAAACCTTTCTATTCAATTAGCCGATCAAGTAATGCTTTTAACAGAAAACACCGTTCATTTTGGTACGCCAACAGAATTGATAGCAACAAATGCTTTTGACACCCTTTTTCCTAAAGAACTTGTTAATTTTAACAAAACGTTACAACAATTTGTGATTAACAAAAGTTAA
- a CDS encoding M28 family metallopeptidase — MKNTFYTIGLFFLIACSSSKTTTQEDLNIDYAAKYAESITAENLKTHLYIFASDEFEGRNTGEPGQKKAIKYLKDFYVSQGIASPLGGDDYFQEVSAEFLNKNSRRGNLKDSENVLAFIKGTEKPNEIVVISAHLDHEGIKNGVIYNGADDDGSGSMAILEIAEAFQKAAKAGKGPKRSVLFLHVTGEEKGLLGSKYYTENPVFPLTNTVCDLNIDMIGRVDKAHTLDSNYVYLIGADKLSTELHEISEKANTKYTNINLDYKYNDENDPNRFYYRSDHYNFAKHNVPVIFYFNGTHEDYHKPSDTPDKIEYDLLKKRTRLVFYTAWEVANREARLVVDKAGK, encoded by the coding sequence ATGAAAAACACCTTTTACACTATTGGGCTATTCTTTTTAATAGCATGTAGCTCTAGTAAAACCACCACGCAAGAAGATTTAAATATCGATTATGCTGCAAAATATGCAGAATCAATTACGGCTGAAAACTTAAAAACACATTTATATATTTTTGCTTCAGATGAGTTTGAGGGAAGAAATACAGGTGAGCCTGGACAAAAAAAAGCAATTAAATATTTAAAAGATTTTTACGTAAGCCAAGGTATTGCTTCACCTTTAGGTGGTGATGATTATTTTCAGGAAGTTTCTGCAGAATTTTTAAATAAAAACTCTAGAAGAGGAAACTTAAAAGATTCTGAAAATGTTTTAGCTTTTATAAAAGGTACAGAAAAACCAAATGAAATTGTTGTTATTTCTGCACATTTAGATCATGAAGGAATAAAGAATGGTGTAATTTATAATGGAGCAGATGATGATGGTTCTGGTTCTATGGCTATTTTAGAAATTGCAGAAGCTTTTCAAAAAGCAGCTAAAGCTGGAAAAGGGCCTAAAAGATCTGTGTTATTTTTACATGTTACCGGAGAAGAAAAAGGCTTATTAGGTTCTAAGTACTATACAGAAAACCCTGTTTTTCCTTTAACAAATACCGTTTGTGATTTAAATATAGATATGATTGGTAGAGTTGATAAAGCACATACTTTAGATTCTAATTATGTGTATTTAATTGGTGCAGATAAATTAAGTACAGAGCTTCACGAAATTTCTGAAAAAGCAAATACAAAATATACCAATATTAATTTAGATTATAAATATAATGACGAAAATGATCCTAATCGTTTTTATTACAGATCAGATCATTATAACTTTGCAAAACACAATGTACCTGTAATATTTTATTTTAACGGAACTCATGAAGACTACCACAAGCCTTCTGATACTCCTGATAAAATTGAATATGACTTATTAAAAAAAAGAACGCGTTTAGTGTTTTATACAGCATGGGAAGTTGCCAATAGAGAAGCAAGATTAGTTGTTGATAAAGCTGGCAAGTAA